From the Solibacillus sp. FSL R5-0449 genome, one window contains:
- the gcvPA gene encoding aminomethyl-transferring glycine dehydrogenase subunit GcvPA translates to MKHRYLPMTEQDKQEMLDRIGVATIDELFEDIPEKVRFQGSYNIKPAKSEAALMKELAQLAAKNKDTASNVSFLGAGVYNHYKPVIVDHVISRSEFYTAYTPYQPEISQGELQAIFEFQTMIAELTGMDIANSSMYDGGTALAEAGMLAAGHTRRGKLLVSGAVHPEYQDVVKMYATGQSIEVVTIPTKDGVTDIEALKGLIDDQTAGVIVQYPNFFGQVENLQPLADITHDAKGLFIVSANPLALGVLTPPGKLGADITVGDAQVFGIAEAFGGPHCGYFAVTNKLMRKVPGRLVGETVDQDGRRGYVLTLQAREQHIRRDKATSNICSNQALLALASSVAMTALGKQGMQEMAKQNIVKTRFAKNAFEAAGFEVIYQGAHFNEIVVNTKHNVTELNKALIEKGIIGGFDLGRVYPELENHALIAVTEIRTKEEIEQLVAEMGAYNA, encoded by the coding sequence ATGAAACATCGTTATTTACCAATGACGGAACAAGATAAACAAGAAATGTTAGACCGTATCGGGGTTGCGACAATTGATGAGCTTTTCGAGGATATTCCTGAGAAAGTTCGCTTCCAAGGAAGCTACAATATAAAGCCTGCGAAGTCAGAAGCCGCTTTAATGAAGGAACTTGCACAACTTGCAGCAAAAAATAAAGATACAGCGAGCAATGTTTCGTTTTTAGGTGCAGGTGTCTACAATCACTATAAACCGGTAATTGTTGATCACGTGATTTCACGTTCGGAGTTCTATACAGCATACACACCATACCAGCCGGAAATTTCTCAAGGTGAACTTCAAGCAATTTTTGAGTTCCAGACGATGATCGCAGAACTGACAGGCATGGATATTGCAAACTCTTCTATGTATGATGGCGGTACGGCATTGGCAGAAGCAGGTATGCTTGCTGCAGGACATACACGTCGCGGTAAATTACTTGTTTCAGGAGCTGTTCATCCGGAATATCAAGATGTTGTAAAAATGTATGCGACAGGACAATCAATAGAAGTCGTGACAATTCCGACAAAAGACGGTGTGACAGATATCGAAGCTCTTAAAGGCCTTATTGATGATCAAACAGCCGGCGTGATCGTTCAATATCCGAACTTCTTTGGTCAAGTAGAAAATCTGCAGCCGCTTGCTGATATTACACATGATGCAAAAGGATTGTTTATCGTATCTGCTAACCCGTTAGCTCTTGGCGTTTTAACACCACCAGGAAAATTAGGCGCAGATATTACAGTTGGGGATGCACAAGTATTCGGAATTGCAGAAGCATTCGGTGGTCCACACTGTGGTTATTTCGCGGTAACGAATAAATTAATGCGTAAAGTACCTGGCCGCCTTGTTGGGGAAACAGTAGACCAGGATGGACGTCGTGGTTATGTATTAACATTACAGGCACGTGAGCAGCATATCCGTCGTGATAAAGCGACATCTAATATTTGTTCAAACCAGGCATTGCTGGCCCTTGCTTCTTCAGTTGCAATGACAGCTCTTGGAAAACAAGGGATGCAGGAGATGGCGAAACAAAATATCGTAAAGACACGCTTTGCTAAAAATGCATTTGAAGCAGCTGGCTTTGAAGTGATCTACCAAGGCGCACACTTCAACGAAATCGTAGTAAATACAAAGCATAATGTAACAGAACTAAACAAAGCATTAATCGAAAAAGGCATTATCGGCGGCTTTGACTTAGGTCGTGTTTATCCGGAATTAGAAAATCATGCACTCATTGCTGTTACGGAAATCCGTACAAAAGAAGAAATCGAGCAATTAGTTGCAGAAATGGGGGCTTACAATGCATAA